CCGATGAAGGGGAGGCAGGCGGCGGTCTGCGCGATCTGCAAGCCACCGCGCAGACGCTGCGTGCCGCCCGTCTTGAAGCGGGAGCGCTGGAGATGGAGCGCCCGGAGGTCAGAGTCACCGTAGACGCCGAGCGGAACGTCGCCGTGTCCGTGACGCCCGTGCCTACCCCGGCGCGGCGCATGGTGGCGGAGTTCATGGTGCTCGCCAACCGGCTCATCGGCGAGCGTCTCCGAGATTACGGCGTGCCCACCATCTACCGCACGCAGGAACCGGTGTCGCTGGAGGACGTGCCGGACACCAGCATCGATGCCGTTCGCCAGTACCACATCCTCCGGCAGATCCGCCCCTCGCGCCTCTCGACCACACCGGGCCCGCACGCGCTCATTGGCGTCGAGCCCTATGCGCAGGCGACATCGCCCCTCCGTCGCTACCTTGACCTCGTGGTGCAGCGACAACTGGCGGCCGCGCTGTCCGGCGAGGAGCCGCCGTACTCGCCCGATGACCTGAAGGGGCTGATCGGGGAGGCCGACGCCACCCTCCGAGACCTGAATCGCGCCGAGGACGAACGCAAGCGGCACTGGATGCTCAAGCACCTTGCGGGGCGCATCGGCGAAGCCTTCCCCGCCATCGTGCTGGACGTGCGGGAGCGGCAGAGCGTGGTGGAGCTGGATACCTTCCTCATCCGCAGCAACGTCTACCTTCCACCCTCGACTGTACCGGGGCAGACCGTGCAGCTGGTATTGCAGGAAGTGGACACTTGGCGAGGGCAGGCACGGTGGCGACATACAGAATAGGGCGAGCGTCTAGGTCAGCGTCCCATGCACTGCGAGCCACACGCACGGCGGGTCCACGCTGGTCGAGGCGACGCGGTGCCGGGGGTGCGCCGGGATGAGGACGTGGCCGCCCGTGTCTAAGGTGACCACTGAGCCGTCCTCGTACTGCAGGACCGCGCTGCCCTGAATGACCGCGACCCACTCGTCGCGGTCCTGGTCGTACCACTCGCCCTCGGGCGTCGACTGCCCGCCGGACACGATACGCTCGATCTTCACGCCGGCGTCGGGAATGAGATCGGTGAACATCTCCTCCGGCGGCAGCGGTTCCGGCAAGTCGTAGAGATTAAGTGACATAGCAGCCTCCGTAGGCATACAGGCGCTTGGCGCCCCGCCGGCGGTTACCCGCCGTACACTGTCGTGTACGGCTTGAATACGGCCCACGCAAACCAGAAGTGCGTCCCGTGTACGACC
Above is a genomic segment from Chloroflexota bacterium containing:
- a CDS encoding cupin domain-containing protein, which codes for MSLNLYDLPEPLPPEEMFTDLIPDAGVKIERIVSGGQSTPEGEWYDQDRDEWVAVIQGSAVLQYEDGSVVTLDTGGHVLIPAHPRHRVASTSVDPPCVWLAVHGTLT